A single Nostoc sp. PCC 7107 DNA region contains:
- a CDS encoding GlsB/YeaQ/YmgE family stress response membrane protein, translating into MNIIAWIILGLIAGAIAKAIYPGSQGGGILATMVLGIIGALIGGTIVTLLETGRLQFTAATLSIPGIIVAIVGAIIAIFIWGLLTNRASY; encoded by the coding sequence ATGAATATTATTGCTTGGATCATCCTTGGTCTGATTGCTGGAGCCATAGCCAAAGCTATTTATCCCGGTAGTCAAGGTGGTGGCATTCTGGCAACTATGGTTTTAGGAATCATCGGTGCTTTAATTGGGGGGACTATCGTTACCCTATTAGAAACAGGCAGGTTACAATTCACAGCGGCAACACTGAGTATTCCAGGAATAATTGTTGCCATTGTTGGTGCAATTATCGCTATTTTTATCTGGGGTTTGCTAACTAATCGTGCAAGTTATTAG
- the arsH gene encoding arsenical resistance protein ArsH produces MTTFNHPPRILFLYGSLRDRSYSRLLAEEAARIITEFGAEVKFFDPRELPIYGSVPDTHPKVQELRELSLWSEGQVWSSPELHGQISGIMKNQIDWIPLSIGAVRPTQGRTLAVMQVSGGSQSFNAVNTLRILGRWMRMFTIPNQSSVAKAYQEFNEDGTMKDSPYRDRVVDVMEELYKFTLLLRDKVDYLTDRYSERKEKATKEVIEVANKALQAN; encoded by the coding sequence ATGACAACATTCAACCATCCCCCTAGAATTTTATTTTTGTATGGTTCTTTGCGCGATCGCTCCTACAGTCGCCTGTTAGCCGAAGAAGCAGCACGCATCATTACAGAATTTGGTGCTGAGGTGAAGTTTTTCGACCCCAGAGAACTCCCAATTTACGGTAGTGTACCTGACACTCACCCAAAGGTACAGGAGTTGCGGGAATTAAGTTTATGGTCTGAAGGGCAAGTTTGGTCTAGTCCAGAACTGCACGGTCAGATTTCTGGAATTATGAAAAACCAAATTGATTGGATTCCGCTGAGTATTGGAGCCGTTCGTCCGACGCAAGGTAGAACTTTAGCTGTAATGCAAGTCAGTGGTGGTTCCCAATCTTTCAACGCTGTGAATACATTAAGAATTCTGGGGCGATGGATGCGGATGTTTACGATTCCCAATCAATCATCAGTAGCGAAAGCATATCAAGAGTTTAACGAAGATGGGACAATGAAAGACTCGCCTTACCGCGATCGCGTTGTGGATGTGATGGAAGAACTTTATAAGTTTACTTTGTTGCTACGAGACAAGGTAGATTACCTGACTGATCGCTACAGTGAACGTAAAGAGAAGGCTACAAAAGAAGTAATTGAGGTGGCAAACAAAGCTTTGCAAGCCAATTAA
- a CDS encoding dual specificity protein phosphatase family protein codes for MEQELIQPISKSLWWVIPEKLAGVRKPTAEELTELQALGIQAIVSLMDDPSNLDLYQQANMPYLWLPIKGGTAPSREQLQELQTFITSQNYINNAVAVHCTSGRRRTGTILAAYLIQTGLSYNQSMQMIVNANPNVELRAAQTDFLQELAGE; via the coding sequence ATGGAGCAAGAATTAATCCAACCAATATCAAAAAGCCTGTGGTGGGTAATTCCAGAAAAACTCGCAGGTGTGCGTAAGCCAACAGCAGAAGAGTTAACTGAATTACAAGCATTAGGTATTCAGGCGATCGTTTCTCTGATGGATGATCCCTCTAATCTAGATTTATACCAGCAGGCAAATATGCCTTATCTCTGGTTGCCAATCAAAGGTGGCACTGCACCCAGTCGAGAGCAACTTCAGGAATTACAAACTTTCATCACTAGTCAAAATTACATTAACAATGCTGTTGCAGTTCATTGCACCAGTGGCAGACGGCGCACAGGAACCATCCTCGCTGCTTATTTAATTCAGACAGGTTTATCCTATAACCAGTCTATGCAGATGATTGTAAATGCAAACCCCAATGTGGAATTACGAGCAGCCCAGACAGATTTTTTACAAGAGTTAGCAGGAGAATAG
- the arsC gene encoding arsenate reductase, glutathione/glutaredoxin type, which produces MKRVMFVCKKNSARSQMAEGFAKTLGKGKIAVTSSGLEASQVRPEAIAAMQEIGIDITDQNSKPLSDFQAEDFDVVISLCGCGVNLPPEWVVREVFEDWQLDDPAEQPEIFPRVRDEIKERVIQLIASVNQEVTSAG; this is translated from the coding sequence ATGAAACGTGTCATGTTTGTCTGCAAAAAAAATTCTGCTCGTTCGCAAATGGCGGAAGGCTTTGCTAAAACCTTGGGTAAAGGAAAAATAGCCGTAACTAGTTCGGGGTTAGAGGCGAGTCAGGTTAGACCAGAAGCGATCGCAGCGATGCAAGAAATTGGTATTGATATTACTGATCAAAATTCCAAACCCCTAAGTGATTTTCAAGCTGAAGATTTTGATGTGGTCATTTCTTTGTGTGGTTGTGGCGTGAATTTACCACCAGAGTGGGTAGTGCGCGAAGTATTTGAAGATTGGCAATTGGATGATCCAGCAGAACAACCAGAAATTTTCCCCAGAGTGCGCGATGAAATTAAAGAACGCGTAATTCAATTAATTGCGTCTGTGAATCAAGAAGTTACCAGTGCTGGTTAA
- the arsB gene encoding ACR3 family arsenite efflux transporter, which yields MMAHNSQASTTRIQAGSNLSFFEKYLTVWVFLCIFGGIVLGRLFPGVAVVLDAMSVYQVSIPIAICLFFMMYPIMVKIDFTQATNAIRAPKPVILTLVVNWLIKPFTMVVFAQFFLGWLFQPLITGSEIIRGSEVSLANSYIAGTILLGIAPCTAMVLMWGYLSYGNQGHTLIMVAVNSLAMLFLYAPLGRWLLAANNLTVPWQTIVLSVLIYVGLPLIAGMYSRYWIFKYKGREWFERRFLNYLTPVAITALLLTLVLLFAFKGELIVNNPLHILLIAVPLFIQTNFIFLISYVAALKLNLSYEDAAPAALIGASNHFEVAIATAVILFGLSSGAALATVVGVLIEVPVMLMLVEVCKRTASWFPREPEKATLLDPRCFGDCK from the coding sequence TTGATGGCTCATAATTCACAAGCTAGTACAACCCGAATACAAGCAGGAAGCAATCTCAGCTTTTTTGAAAAGTACCTCACTGTGTGGGTATTTTTATGTATCTTTGGGGGAATTGTTCTGGGTCGATTATTTCCAGGAGTGGCGGTAGTACTGGATGCAATGAGTGTATATCAGGTTTCTATTCCCATTGCTATATGTTTGTTTTTCATGATGTATCCCATCATGGTGAAGATTGACTTCACGCAAGCTACAAATGCTATCCGCGCCCCAAAACCAGTAATTCTCACCTTGGTAGTGAATTGGTTGATTAAACCATTCACGATGGTTGTATTTGCTCAATTTTTCTTAGGATGGTTATTTCAACCTTTGATTACCGGAAGTGAAATAATTCGAGGTAGTGAAGTTTCACTGGCAAATTCTTACATTGCTGGCACGATTTTATTGGGAATTGCACCTTGTACAGCGATGGTGTTGATGTGGGGATATCTCTCTTATGGCAACCAAGGACACACCTTAATCATGGTGGCTGTAAACTCTTTGGCTATGCTGTTTTTATATGCCCCTTTGGGTAGATGGTTACTAGCTGCGAATAATTTAACTGTACCTTGGCAAACTATTGTTTTGTCAGTACTAATTTATGTTGGTTTACCGCTAATAGCAGGAATGTATAGCCGTTACTGGATTTTTAAATATAAAGGTAGAGAGTGGTTTGAAAGACGATTTCTCAACTATTTAACTCCCGTAGCGATTACTGCTTTGTTGCTAACTTTGGTACTGCTGTTTGCCTTCAAGGGTGAACTAATTGTGAATAATCCCTTGCATATTTTGTTAATTGCTGTACCACTGTTTATTCAAACTAATTTCATTTTCTTGATTAGTTATGTAGCAGCATTGAAGCTGAATTTATCTTACGAAGATGCCGCACCAGCAGCATTAATTGGCGCGAGTAATCATTTTGAAGTAGCGATCGCCACCGCTGTGATTTTATTTGGCTTAAGTTCTGGTGCCGCACTGGCTACAGTGGTAGGAGTTTTAATTGAAGTGCCAGTCATGTTAATGCTGGTTGAAGTTTGTAAACGCACAGCAAGTTGGTTTCCCAGAGAACCGGAAAAAGCAACCTTGCTAGATCCGCGTTGTTTTGGGGATTGCAAATAA
- a CDS encoding PstS family phosphate ABC transporter substrate-binding protein, giving the protein MKTKVKKLALVLTTLALVSSCADRSTSNTQSQQSPSAIEVSNSTKTGTTIKIDGSSTVYPITQAIAQEFQANSNNKAQIEVKFSGTTGGFEKFCAGETAVSNASRPILLAEMTACKNNGVGYIELPIAFDALTVAVNPQNTWAKDITVAELKKIWQPAAQGKITRWNQVRASWPDRPLTLYGAGGKSGTFDYFTEAIVGKARASRNDYTASENDEILVDGISKDPNALGYFGYAYYEKHQDKLKALSIDNGRGSVLPSPQAVEKAKYQPLSRPLFIYVNPQSLSNGGMLSEFIDFYLKNAPKTVASVGYIPLPDEGYQINSVHFYQSKVGTVFDGKAEMNLTIGELLRKESKF; this is encoded by the coding sequence GACAACACTGGCGCTAGTAAGCAGTTGTGCAGATAGATCAACTTCTAATACTCAAAGTCAACAGTCTCCCAGCGCTATTGAAGTGAGTAATAGTACCAAGACTGGGACGACAATTAAGATTGATGGTTCGAGTACGGTATATCCTATTACTCAAGCGATCGCTCAAGAGTTTCAAGCAAACTCCAATAACAAGGCGCAAATTGAAGTTAAATTTTCTGGTACTACAGGCGGGTTTGAAAAATTCTGTGCAGGAGAAACAGCAGTCAGCAATGCGTCCCGACCGATTTTGTTAGCAGAGATGACAGCTTGTAAGAATAACGGAGTGGGATACATAGAACTTCCCATAGCTTTTGATGCTTTAACTGTGGCTGTCAATCCTCAAAACACTTGGGCAAAAGACATCACAGTAGCAGAATTAAAAAAGATTTGGCAACCTGCGGCTCAAGGGAAAATTACTCGCTGGAACCAAGTACGAGCATCTTGGCCAGATCGTCCTTTGACTTTGTATGGTGCTGGGGGAAAATCTGGTACTTTTGACTACTTTACAGAGGCAATTGTTGGTAAAGCTAGAGCTTCTCGCAACGATTATACAGCCAGTGAAAATGATGAAATATTAGTAGATGGCATCAGTAAAGACCCAAATGCGTTGGGTTATTTTGGCTATGCGTATTATGAAAAACATCAAGATAAATTGAAAGCACTCTCCATTGATAATGGACGTGGCTCAGTATTACCCTCACCTCAAGCAGTAGAAAAAGCCAAATATCAACCACTTTCTCGACCTTTATTTATTTACGTTAATCCGCAGTCTTTATCAAATGGGGGAATGCTCTCTGAATTTATAGATTTTTACCTCAAAAATGCACCAAAAACTGTGGCTTCTGTGGGTTATATACCTTTACCTGATGAAGGCTACCAGATCAATTCTGTTCACTTTTATCAAAGCAAGGTAGGAACAGTATTTGATGGGAAAGCAGAAATGAACCTAACAATTGGTGAATTGTTGCGGAAAGAATCCAAATTTTAG